In a genomic window of Equus asinus isolate D_3611 breed Donkey chromosome 11, EquAss-T2T_v2, whole genome shotgun sequence:
- the LNX2 gene encoding ligand of Numb protein X 2 isoform X4 codes for MGTTSDEMVSVDQTSSSSFNPLCFECGQQHWTRENHLYNYQDEVDDDLVCHICLQPLLQPLDTPCGHTFCCKCLRNFLQEKDFCPLDRKRLHFKLCKKSSILVHKLLDKLVVLCPFSSVCQDVMQRCDLEAHLKNRCPGASHRRAALERRKTSRTQTEIENENGTTIVDLPAAQQPLSLPEGEITTIEIHRSNPYIQLGISIVGGNETPLINIVIQEVYRDGIIARDGRLLAGDQILQVNNYDISNVSHNYARAVLSQPCSTLHLTVLRERRFGNRAYSHSDREEVFHVVLHKRDSGEQLGIKLVRRTDEPGVFILDLLEGGLAAQDGRLNSNDRVLAINGHDLKHGTPELAAQIIQASGERVNLTIARPGKPQPGNTIREAGTQSSSSQHHAQPLYHSRPSSHKDLTQCVTCQEKHITVKKEPHESLGMTVAGGRGSKSGELPIFVTSVPPHGCLARDGRIKRGDILLNINGIDLTNLSHSEAVAMLKASAASPTVALKALEVQVVEDAAQTSEEQASTFSENEYDASWSPSWVMWLGLPSALHSCHDIVLRRSYLGSWGFSIVGGYEENHTNQPFFIKTIVLGTPAYYDGRLKCGDMIVAVNGLSTVGMSHSALVPMLKEQRNKVTLTVICWPGSLV; via the exons ATGGGAACGACAAGTGATGAGATGGTGTCTGTGGACcagacctcttcctcctccttcaatCCTCTGTGTTTCGAGTGTGGCCAGCAGCACTGGACAAGAGAAAACCATTTATACAATTACCAGGATGAAGTGGACGATGACCTGGTTTGCCACATCTGCCTTCAGCCTCTGTTGCAGCCACTGGATACTCCCTGTGGACACACGTTCTGCTGCAAGTGCCTCAGAAACTTCTTACAAGAGAAAGATTTCTGTCCACTAGACCGGAAAAGACTTCACTTTAAGCTGTGTAAGAAGTCTAGTATTCTAGTTCATAAACTTCTGGACAAATTAGTAGTTTTATGTCCATTTTCTTCAGTGTGCCAAGATGTCATGCAACGCTGTGATCTGGAGGCTCATCTTAAAAACAG ATGCCCTGGAGCTTCTCATCGGAGAGCTGCcctagagagaaggaaaactagTAGAACTCAGACAGAGATTGAGAATGAAAATGGAACCACTATCGTAGATCTCCCAG CTGCACAACAGCCACTTAGTTTACCAGAAGGCGAAATTACCACAATTGAAATTCACCGGTCTAATCCTTATATTCAGTTAGGAATTAGCATTGTGGGTGGCAATGAAACTCCACTGATTAACATTGTTATCCAGGAAGTCTATCGAGATGGGATAATCGCCAGAGATGGAAGACTCCTTGCTGGAGACCAGATTCTTCAG gtCAACAACTATGATATCAGCAACGTGTCCCATAACTATGCCAGAGCCGTGCTCTCCCAGCCCTGCAGCACACTGCATCTCACTGTGCTTCGAGAGAGACGCTTTGGCAACCGAGCGTACAGCCACTCTGATAGAGAAGAGGTTTTCCATGTGGTTCTTCATAAGCGGGACTCTGGTGAACAGCTTGGCATTAAACTCGTACGAAGGACTGATGAGCCAGGTGTTTTTATTCTTGACCTGTTGGAAGGGGGGCTGGCTGCACAGGACGGGAGGCTCAACAGCAACGACCGAGTACTCGCCATCAACGGACACGACCTGAAGCATGGGACACCCGAGCTTGCCGCGCAGATCATTCAG GCTAGTGGAGAGAGGGTGAATTTAACAATTGCTAGACCGGGGAAACCCCAGCCTGGTAACACTATCCGAGAAGCGGGAActcagagcagcagcagccagcaccACGCACAGCCACTGTATCACAGCAGACCCAGCTCACATAAG GATCTGACCCAGTGTGTTACATGCCAGGAAAAACACATTACTGTAAAGAAGGAGCCACACGAGTCCCTTGGAATGACAGTAGCCGGGGGCAGAGGAAGTAAGAGTGGTGAGCTGCCCATCTTTGTGACCAGTGTGCCACCTCATGGCTGCCTTGCACGTGATGGCAGAATCAAGAGAG GTGATATATTGTTAAATATCAATGGCATTGATTTGACCAATTTAAGTCACAGTGAGGCTGTTGCTATGCTGAAAGCCAGCGCCGCATCCCCCACCGTGGCCCTCAAAGCACTGGAGGTCCAGGTCGTCGAGGACGCAGCCCAGACCTCGGAGGAGCAGGCGAGCACCTTCAGTGAAAACGAGTACGACGCCAGCTGGTCCCCGTCCTGGGTCATGTGGCTTGGGCTTCCGAG tgCCCTTCATAGCTGCCATGATATAGTTTTACGAAGAAGCTACTTGGGAAGTTGGGGCTTTAGTATTGTTGGTGGATATGAAGAGAACCACACCAATCAGCCTTTCTTCATTAAAACCATTGTCTTGGGAACTCCTGCTTATTATGATGGAAGATTAAA GTGTGGAGATATGATCGTGGCCGTGAACGGCCTGTCAACTGTGGGCATGAGCCATTCTGCGTTAGTTCCCATGTTGAAGGAGCAGAGGAACAAAGTCACTCTGACCGTTATTTGCTGGCCTGGCAGCCTGGTGTAG
- the LNX2 gene encoding ligand of Numb protein X 2 isoform X3, with the protein MGTTSDEMVSVDQTSSSSFNPLCFECGQQHWTRENHLYNYQDEVDDDLVCHICLQPLLQPLDTPCGHTFCCKCLRNFLQEKDFCPLDRKRLHFKLCKKSSILVHKLLDKLVVLCPFSSVCQDVMQRCDLEAHLKNRCPGASHRRAALERRKTSRTQTEIENENGTTIVDLPAAAQQPLSLPEGEITTIEIHRSNPYIQLGISIVGGNETPLINIVIQEVYRDGIIARDGRLLAGDQILQVNNYDISNVSHNYARAVLSQPCSTLHLTVLRERRFGNRAYSHSDREEVFHVVLHKRDSGEQLGIKLVRRTDEPGVFILDLLEGGLAAQDGRLNSNDRVLAINGHDLKHGTPELAAQIIQASGERVNLTIARPGKPQPGNTIREAGTQSSSSQHHAQPLYHSRPSSHKDLTQCVTCQEKHITVKKEPHESLGMTVAGGRGSKSGELPIFVTSVPPHGCLARDGRIKRGDILLNINGIDLTNLSHSEAVAMLKASAASPTVALKALEVQVVEDAAQTSEEQASTFSENEYDASWSPSWVMWLGLPSALHSCHDIVLRRSYLGSWGFSIVGGYEENHTNQPFFIKTIVLGTPAYYDGRLKCGDMIVAVNGLSTVGMSHSALVPMLKEQRNKVTLTVICWPGSLV; encoded by the exons ATGGGAACGACAAGTGATGAGATGGTGTCTGTGGACcagacctcttcctcctccttcaatCCTCTGTGTTTCGAGTGTGGCCAGCAGCACTGGACAAGAGAAAACCATTTATACAATTACCAGGATGAAGTGGACGATGACCTGGTTTGCCACATCTGCCTTCAGCCTCTGTTGCAGCCACTGGATACTCCCTGTGGACACACGTTCTGCTGCAAGTGCCTCAGAAACTTCTTACAAGAGAAAGATTTCTGTCCACTAGACCGGAAAAGACTTCACTTTAAGCTGTGTAAGAAGTCTAGTATTCTAGTTCATAAACTTCTGGACAAATTAGTAGTTTTATGTCCATTTTCTTCAGTGTGCCAAGATGTCATGCAACGCTGTGATCTGGAGGCTCATCTTAAAAACAG ATGCCCTGGAGCTTCTCATCGGAGAGCTGCcctagagagaaggaaaactagTAGAACTCAGACAGAGATTGAGAATGAAAATGGAACCACTATCGTAGATCTCCCAG CAGCTGCACAACAGCCACTTAGTTTACCAGAAGGCGAAATTACCACAATTGAAATTCACCGGTCTAATCCTTATATTCAGTTAGGAATTAGCATTGTGGGTGGCAATGAAACTCCACTGATTAACATTGTTATCCAGGAAGTCTATCGAGATGGGATAATCGCCAGAGATGGAAGACTCCTTGCTGGAGACCAGATTCTTCAG gtCAACAACTATGATATCAGCAACGTGTCCCATAACTATGCCAGAGCCGTGCTCTCCCAGCCCTGCAGCACACTGCATCTCACTGTGCTTCGAGAGAGACGCTTTGGCAACCGAGCGTACAGCCACTCTGATAGAGAAGAGGTTTTCCATGTGGTTCTTCATAAGCGGGACTCTGGTGAACAGCTTGGCATTAAACTCGTACGAAGGACTGATGAGCCAGGTGTTTTTATTCTTGACCTGTTGGAAGGGGGGCTGGCTGCACAGGACGGGAGGCTCAACAGCAACGACCGAGTACTCGCCATCAACGGACACGACCTGAAGCATGGGACACCCGAGCTTGCCGCGCAGATCATTCAG GCTAGTGGAGAGAGGGTGAATTTAACAATTGCTAGACCGGGGAAACCCCAGCCTGGTAACACTATCCGAGAAGCGGGAActcagagcagcagcagccagcaccACGCACAGCCACTGTATCACAGCAGACCCAGCTCACATAAG GATCTGACCCAGTGTGTTACATGCCAGGAAAAACACATTACTGTAAAGAAGGAGCCACACGAGTCCCTTGGAATGACAGTAGCCGGGGGCAGAGGAAGTAAGAGTGGTGAGCTGCCCATCTTTGTGACCAGTGTGCCACCTCATGGCTGCCTTGCACGTGATGGCAGAATCAAGAGAG GTGATATATTGTTAAATATCAATGGCATTGATTTGACCAATTTAAGTCACAGTGAGGCTGTTGCTATGCTGAAAGCCAGCGCCGCATCCCCCACCGTGGCCCTCAAAGCACTGGAGGTCCAGGTCGTCGAGGACGCAGCCCAGACCTCGGAGGAGCAGGCGAGCACCTTCAGTGAAAACGAGTACGACGCCAGCTGGTCCCCGTCCTGGGTCATGTGGCTTGGGCTTCCGAG tgCCCTTCATAGCTGCCATGATATAGTTTTACGAAGAAGCTACTTGGGAAGTTGGGGCTTTAGTATTGTTGGTGGATATGAAGAGAACCACACCAATCAGCCTTTCTTCATTAAAACCATTGTCTTGGGAACTCCTGCTTATTATGATGGAAGATTAAA GTGTGGAGATATGATCGTGGCCGTGAACGGCCTGTCAACTGTGGGCATGAGCCATTCTGCGTTAGTTCCCATGTTGAAGGAGCAGAGGAACAAAGTCACTCTGACCGTTATTTGCTGGCCTGGCAGCCTGGTGTAG
- the LNX2 gene encoding ligand of Numb protein X 2 isoform X2 yields MGTTSDEMVSVDQTSSSSFNPLCFECGQQHWTRENHLYNYQDEVDDDLVCHICLQPLLQPLDTPCGHTFCCKCLRNFLQEKDFCPLDRKRLHFKLCKKSSILVHKLLDKLVVLCPFSSVCQDVMQRCDLEAHLKNRCPGASHRRAALERRKTSRTQTEIENENGTTIVDLPGTLSPETDCSGTGTVPAERSLTSASLPAWTEEPGLDNPAFEESAVADTAQQPLSLPEGEITTIEIHRSNPYIQLGISIVGGNETPLINIVIQEVYRDGIIARDGRLLAGDQILQVNNYDISNVSHNYARAVLSQPCSTLHLTVLRERRFGNRAYSHSDREEVFHVVLHKRDSGEQLGIKLVRRTDEPGVFILDLLEGGLAAQDGRLNSNDRVLAINGHDLKHGTPELAAQIIQASGERVNLTIARPGKPQPGNTIREAGTQSSSSQHHAQPLYHSRPSSHKDLTQCVTCQEKHITVKKEPHESLGMTVAGGRGSKSGELPIFVTSVPPHGCLARDGRIKRGDILLNINGIDLTNLSHSEAVAMLKASAASPTVALKALEVQVVEDAAQTSEEQASTFSENEYDASWSPSWVMWLGLPSALHSCHDIVLRRSYLGSWGFSIVGGYEENHTNQPFFIKTIVLGTPAYYDGRLKCGDMIVAVNGLSTVGMSHSALVPMLKEQRNKVTLTVICWPGSLV; encoded by the exons ATGGGAACGACAAGTGATGAGATGGTGTCTGTGGACcagacctcttcctcctccttcaatCCTCTGTGTTTCGAGTGTGGCCAGCAGCACTGGACAAGAGAAAACCATTTATACAATTACCAGGATGAAGTGGACGATGACCTGGTTTGCCACATCTGCCTTCAGCCTCTGTTGCAGCCACTGGATACTCCCTGTGGACACACGTTCTGCTGCAAGTGCCTCAGAAACTTCTTACAAGAGAAAGATTTCTGTCCACTAGACCGGAAAAGACTTCACTTTAAGCTGTGTAAGAAGTCTAGTATTCTAGTTCATAAACTTCTGGACAAATTAGTAGTTTTATGTCCATTTTCTTCAGTGTGCCAAGATGTCATGCAACGCTGTGATCTGGAGGCTCATCTTAAAAACAG ATGCCCTGGAGCTTCTCATCGGAGAGCTGCcctagagagaaggaaaactagTAGAACTCAGACAGAGATTGAGAATGAAAATGGAACCACTATCGTAGATCTCCCAGGTACTTTATCACCCGAAACGGACTGTTCGGGGACAGGCACAGTGCCCGCCGAACGGAGCTTGACATCAGCGTCTCTCCCCGCGTGGACAGAGGAGCCGGGCCTGGACaaccctgcctttgaggagaGCGCTGTTGCCGACA CTGCACAACAGCCACTTAGTTTACCAGAAGGCGAAATTACCACAATTGAAATTCACCGGTCTAATCCTTATATTCAGTTAGGAATTAGCATTGTGGGTGGCAATGAAACTCCACTGATTAACATTGTTATCCAGGAAGTCTATCGAGATGGGATAATCGCCAGAGATGGAAGACTCCTTGCTGGAGACCAGATTCTTCAG gtCAACAACTATGATATCAGCAACGTGTCCCATAACTATGCCAGAGCCGTGCTCTCCCAGCCCTGCAGCACACTGCATCTCACTGTGCTTCGAGAGAGACGCTTTGGCAACCGAGCGTACAGCCACTCTGATAGAGAAGAGGTTTTCCATGTGGTTCTTCATAAGCGGGACTCTGGTGAACAGCTTGGCATTAAACTCGTACGAAGGACTGATGAGCCAGGTGTTTTTATTCTTGACCTGTTGGAAGGGGGGCTGGCTGCACAGGACGGGAGGCTCAACAGCAACGACCGAGTACTCGCCATCAACGGACACGACCTGAAGCATGGGACACCCGAGCTTGCCGCGCAGATCATTCAG GCTAGTGGAGAGAGGGTGAATTTAACAATTGCTAGACCGGGGAAACCCCAGCCTGGTAACACTATCCGAGAAGCGGGAActcagagcagcagcagccagcaccACGCACAGCCACTGTATCACAGCAGACCCAGCTCACATAAG GATCTGACCCAGTGTGTTACATGCCAGGAAAAACACATTACTGTAAAGAAGGAGCCACACGAGTCCCTTGGAATGACAGTAGCCGGGGGCAGAGGAAGTAAGAGTGGTGAGCTGCCCATCTTTGTGACCAGTGTGCCACCTCATGGCTGCCTTGCACGTGATGGCAGAATCAAGAGAG GTGATATATTGTTAAATATCAATGGCATTGATTTGACCAATTTAAGTCACAGTGAGGCTGTTGCTATGCTGAAAGCCAGCGCCGCATCCCCCACCGTGGCCCTCAAAGCACTGGAGGTCCAGGTCGTCGAGGACGCAGCCCAGACCTCGGAGGAGCAGGCGAGCACCTTCAGTGAAAACGAGTACGACGCCAGCTGGTCCCCGTCCTGGGTCATGTGGCTTGGGCTTCCGAG tgCCCTTCATAGCTGCCATGATATAGTTTTACGAAGAAGCTACTTGGGAAGTTGGGGCTTTAGTATTGTTGGTGGATATGAAGAGAACCACACCAATCAGCCTTTCTTCATTAAAACCATTGTCTTGGGAACTCCTGCTTATTATGATGGAAGATTAAA GTGTGGAGATATGATCGTGGCCGTGAACGGCCTGTCAACTGTGGGCATGAGCCATTCTGCGTTAGTTCCCATGTTGAAGGAGCAGAGGAACAAAGTCACTCTGACCGTTATTTGCTGGCCTGGCAGCCTGGTGTAG
- the LNX2 gene encoding ligand of Numb protein X 2 isoform X1, producing the protein MGTTSDEMVSVDQTSSSSFNPLCFECGQQHWTRENHLYNYQDEVDDDLVCHICLQPLLQPLDTPCGHTFCCKCLRNFLQEKDFCPLDRKRLHFKLCKKSSILVHKLLDKLVVLCPFSSVCQDVMQRCDLEAHLKNRCPGASHRRAALERRKTSRTQTEIENENGTTIVDLPGTLSPETDCSGTGTVPAERSLTSASLPAWTEEPGLDNPAFEESAVADTAAQQPLSLPEGEITTIEIHRSNPYIQLGISIVGGNETPLINIVIQEVYRDGIIARDGRLLAGDQILQVNNYDISNVSHNYARAVLSQPCSTLHLTVLRERRFGNRAYSHSDREEVFHVVLHKRDSGEQLGIKLVRRTDEPGVFILDLLEGGLAAQDGRLNSNDRVLAINGHDLKHGTPELAAQIIQASGERVNLTIARPGKPQPGNTIREAGTQSSSSQHHAQPLYHSRPSSHKDLTQCVTCQEKHITVKKEPHESLGMTVAGGRGSKSGELPIFVTSVPPHGCLARDGRIKRGDILLNINGIDLTNLSHSEAVAMLKASAASPTVALKALEVQVVEDAAQTSEEQASTFSENEYDASWSPSWVMWLGLPSALHSCHDIVLRRSYLGSWGFSIVGGYEENHTNQPFFIKTIVLGTPAYYDGRLKCGDMIVAVNGLSTVGMSHSALVPMLKEQRNKVTLTVICWPGSLV; encoded by the exons ATGGGAACGACAAGTGATGAGATGGTGTCTGTGGACcagacctcttcctcctccttcaatCCTCTGTGTTTCGAGTGTGGCCAGCAGCACTGGACAAGAGAAAACCATTTATACAATTACCAGGATGAAGTGGACGATGACCTGGTTTGCCACATCTGCCTTCAGCCTCTGTTGCAGCCACTGGATACTCCCTGTGGACACACGTTCTGCTGCAAGTGCCTCAGAAACTTCTTACAAGAGAAAGATTTCTGTCCACTAGACCGGAAAAGACTTCACTTTAAGCTGTGTAAGAAGTCTAGTATTCTAGTTCATAAACTTCTGGACAAATTAGTAGTTTTATGTCCATTTTCTTCAGTGTGCCAAGATGTCATGCAACGCTGTGATCTGGAGGCTCATCTTAAAAACAG ATGCCCTGGAGCTTCTCATCGGAGAGCTGCcctagagagaaggaaaactagTAGAACTCAGACAGAGATTGAGAATGAAAATGGAACCACTATCGTAGATCTCCCAGGTACTTTATCACCCGAAACGGACTGTTCGGGGACAGGCACAGTGCCCGCCGAACGGAGCTTGACATCAGCGTCTCTCCCCGCGTGGACAGAGGAGCCGGGCCTGGACaaccctgcctttgaggagaGCGCTGTTGCCGACA CAGCTGCACAACAGCCACTTAGTTTACCAGAAGGCGAAATTACCACAATTGAAATTCACCGGTCTAATCCTTATATTCAGTTAGGAATTAGCATTGTGGGTGGCAATGAAACTCCACTGATTAACATTGTTATCCAGGAAGTCTATCGAGATGGGATAATCGCCAGAGATGGAAGACTCCTTGCTGGAGACCAGATTCTTCAG gtCAACAACTATGATATCAGCAACGTGTCCCATAACTATGCCAGAGCCGTGCTCTCCCAGCCCTGCAGCACACTGCATCTCACTGTGCTTCGAGAGAGACGCTTTGGCAACCGAGCGTACAGCCACTCTGATAGAGAAGAGGTTTTCCATGTGGTTCTTCATAAGCGGGACTCTGGTGAACAGCTTGGCATTAAACTCGTACGAAGGACTGATGAGCCAGGTGTTTTTATTCTTGACCTGTTGGAAGGGGGGCTGGCTGCACAGGACGGGAGGCTCAACAGCAACGACCGAGTACTCGCCATCAACGGACACGACCTGAAGCATGGGACACCCGAGCTTGCCGCGCAGATCATTCAG GCTAGTGGAGAGAGGGTGAATTTAACAATTGCTAGACCGGGGAAACCCCAGCCTGGTAACACTATCCGAGAAGCGGGAActcagagcagcagcagccagcaccACGCACAGCCACTGTATCACAGCAGACCCAGCTCACATAAG GATCTGACCCAGTGTGTTACATGCCAGGAAAAACACATTACTGTAAAGAAGGAGCCACACGAGTCCCTTGGAATGACAGTAGCCGGGGGCAGAGGAAGTAAGAGTGGTGAGCTGCCCATCTTTGTGACCAGTGTGCCACCTCATGGCTGCCTTGCACGTGATGGCAGAATCAAGAGAG GTGATATATTGTTAAATATCAATGGCATTGATTTGACCAATTTAAGTCACAGTGAGGCTGTTGCTATGCTGAAAGCCAGCGCCGCATCCCCCACCGTGGCCCTCAAAGCACTGGAGGTCCAGGTCGTCGAGGACGCAGCCCAGACCTCGGAGGAGCAGGCGAGCACCTTCAGTGAAAACGAGTACGACGCCAGCTGGTCCCCGTCCTGGGTCATGTGGCTTGGGCTTCCGAG tgCCCTTCATAGCTGCCATGATATAGTTTTACGAAGAAGCTACTTGGGAAGTTGGGGCTTTAGTATTGTTGGTGGATATGAAGAGAACCACACCAATCAGCCTTTCTTCATTAAAACCATTGTCTTGGGAACTCCTGCTTATTATGATGGAAGATTAAA GTGTGGAGATATGATCGTGGCCGTGAACGGCCTGTCAACTGTGGGCATGAGCCATTCTGCGTTAGTTCCCATGTTGAAGGAGCAGAGGAACAAAGTCACTCTGACCGTTATTTGCTGGCCTGGCAGCCTGGTGTAG